In Geitlerinema sp. PCC 9228, the DNA window TTTTCCCCACACCTGTGGGTTCTGAGCTTGGGAATCGTCCAGACTGGGGCAGCATCTGGAAGTCCGCAACCGGTTCGAGTCTGGAAAGTTTCATCACTGCTGGCGTGGTCGGGATCGTCCCCCTCAAATCCCCAACTTCTATTTGGGAATCGGTGACAGACTACAGGATTTCCAAAGACAAAATAGTTTGGTCATCTTCTTGATAGGCAGTGCGATCGCGCACTTTAGGCAATAACTCTTCTAAATTCAAAGCCTTCGGCGACTCGATGAGCAATTCCCAAAGTCCCGACTGCTGTAACATTTTTCCTTCTTCAGAAGGGTGGGAATGGCCATCACTGGTAATTGTAGCTTCTGTTAGCCCGTCGCTCGTGAGCAGGAACACATCGCCAGAGTGCAACTGTTGGCTTCCACCTTTCCCTTTCCACTCTGGCAAAATCCCCAAAGGAATGCCGCGCGCCTTCAAATATTGAGGTTCTACAGCAATGGATTCTTGTTGTTCGTGCTGTTGCAGCAGCGTTTGATGGGACCATACCAGAGGGTAGATGTGTCCGGCGTTGGCATATGCAAGCTCTCCGGTTGAGGGTCGGTAGCGCGCCAAGACCATGGTGATAAAGCAGTTATTGCTAATTAAATAATCTGCCAGTCCCACATTAAGGCTTCTCATCACCGTTTCTGGGTCAGGAGAAGTCTCCTGGGAAAGTTCGCGCCGCATCACTGAAATCGCACTTGCCATAAACAAAGCAGCGGGAACCCCTTTGCCGGAAACATCCCCTACCGCCACCCAAATATCCTCTTGCGCGTGTACGTACACTTCAAAGAAATCACCACCCACCTCGCGCGCTGGATAGCAACAAGCCTGAACCTGAACGTCTTCAAAATCCGGCCAGCTCTGCCGCAGCAAGTTGTTCTGAATCTGACGCGCTACTTCCAACTCGGAGCGCATTTGCTGCGCTTGTTCTTGGGTTTGTTGGTAGAGTTTGGCTTGGTAGATGGCAAGAGCCGCTTGGTCGGCAACGCTTTCGATAAACTGAACGTCTTCGTCTTCCCAACTGCTGCGTTCGTGGCTTTGCTCTAATGACAAAACCGCCAGCAACTGCTGCTGGTAGGTGAGGGGAACCACCAAATAGGTACTATTTTCGCCACCATTCTCCGCCACCCCTTGTTGGGTTTGCCGGGTTTCCAATACCTTTTGAATGAAAGGATTGTCCGGCGAAACAGCCGTAGCTGTAGAGGTGTTTCCTGCCTCCGTTTCCCCCATGGTTGCCGGGTCGGTGGCTGGATGGCTCGATTCCCCATCGTTGCTATTTTCAGAATTTTCCGGCTCGGTGGTTTCTGTCGAGGTGGTTGGGGGGTCGGTGGCATCGTAGGTAAAATGGGAATTCATCAAGCGATCGCCTTCTACCGGGTGTAAGGAACAGCGATTCACCTGAAAATTTTGTCCCAAAGTTTCCACAATCGTTTGCAGCATGCTGCTGTAATCGAGAGACTCGCGAATGGCACTCATCACCTGATTAAAAACCGACTCCCGCCGCAACGCACGGCGCAAGGTATTGGTTCTTTGTTTGAGCACCTGGTAGGTCTCGGCAGCTTGCTGCACAATGGATTTTAG includes these proteins:
- a CDS encoding SpoIIE family protein phosphatase, whose translation is MSRDRKNKLKLLIVDDETYNLDLLYRTFRREFRVYKAESAIAALQVLDEEGEMGVIISDQRMPEMNGTEFLSKTVERFPDTIRILLTGYTDVEDLVEAINSGQVFKYITKPWNPEELKSIVQQAAETYQVLKQRTNTLRRALRRESVFNQVMSAIRESLDYSSMLQTIVETLGQNFQVNRCSLHPVEGDRLMNSHFTYDATDPPTTSTETTEPENSENSNDGESSHPATDPATMGETEAGNTSTATAVSPDNPFIQKVLETRQTQQGVAENGGENSTYLVVPLTYQQQLLAVLSLEQSHERSSWEDEDVQFIESVADQAALAIYQAKLYQQTQEQAQQMRSELEVARQIQNNLLRQSWPDFEDVQVQACCYPAREVGGDFFEVYVHAQEDIWVAVGDVSGKGVPAALFMASAISVMRRELSQETSPDPETVMRSLNVGLADYLISNNCFITMVLARYRPSTGELAYANAGHIYPLVWSHQTLLQQHEQQESIAVEPQYLKARGIPLGILPEWKGKGGSQQLHSGDVFLLTSDGLTEATITSDGHSHPSEEGKMLQQSGLWELLIESPKALNLEELLPKVRDRTAYQEDDQTILSLEIL